CAGTAATGCAATTCTTGATTTCGATAAAAAATACCGCGAACAAACAAAGGCCTTGTCGGGGCAGCTTACCAAAGCAAAAAGCAGCTTCTTAACGCAGGAACTTGAAGCGTTTATTCATTCATTTGTAAAAAACAGCGAAAACCCATTGGTAGGGTTATATGCTTTATACCACATTACCGATAAGGAAACGGACTTTTTGCGTCAACGCGATTTCTATTTTGATTTTCAAAAAAGAATAGCAGCTGAAATACCAGCTACCACCTACAACGACGCCTATTCTGAATTGCTGGAAGAACTGGTGGGGTTCAGAGATTTTGTATGTGAAATGCCCGGTGTACAACCCAAATGGAAAGACTGGTTGTTGCTGATTGAAGCACTGGTAATTTTTATCCTTCTTGGTTTTACGTTTGTATTTTATAGAAAATACCTGGTACTTAAAAAAACAGAAAGCCAATCATCGGCAAATTTAATTTCGGTTTACGATGGCCTCACCCTAAAACAACAACAAATATTGAGTTTGCTTGCTGCCGAAAAAACAAATAAGGAAATTGCAAACGAATTATTTGTTGAGCTGAGTACAGTAAAAACACATATCAATAATATTTACAGACACTTAGGTGTTGCAACGCGAAAAGAAGCCGTTGCTTTCTATCGCAGGGTAAAAGGCAGCTGATTGGGGTCTAGACCCTATTTCAAACCTGCATCATCCAAATTTTGTTAAACAGTAGTTCGTACTTTACTGTTCTGAGAAATATATTTGTAAAAAAACGATACCATTATTCCATAAAAAGACGTTAAAAACGGATGTCTGAAAAATATTTCTAAACTAGTTCATCCTGTTTGCCCGGTTGGTTGTCGTATTAAAAACAGATAAAAACATAAATTAGCATACAATGAAAAAAGTACTGTTTACGCTTTGTTTAATTACAGCTGCCTGGCTTGCGTCGGCACAGCTTGTTGAGCCGGTTAAGTGGAGTTTTGCTCAAAACAAAATTTCAGCCAATGAATTCGAGCTGGTTTTTACAGCTAAAATCGAAAAAGGTTGGCATATGTATTCCACCGATTTACCGGAAGGTGGCCCTATAAAAACCAGTTTTTATTTTGAAAAAGTGGAAAACGTGGAGTTAATTGGCGAACCTACTCCCGACAAAGAAGTTACCGAAGAGTTCGACAAATCGTTTCAAATGGATTTGCGCTGGTTTTCGGATGAAGTAAATTTTACGCAAAAAGTTAAAGTTGCAGGTGCCGGAGAAATTACCGGCTATGTTGAATTTATGAGTTGCAACGACGAAACCTGCACGCCCCCTATGGAGGCAACATTTTCGTTTGACCTTTCAGGAGCTGCCAATACAGAAATTGCAGAAGTCAAGCCTGAAGCAAACAGCACTGCCGGTGGCAAAACGCGTAATTACTGGAGTATCTTCTTTCTGGCGTTTTTAGGTGGTTTGGCAGCTTTGTTAACACCCTGCGTGTTTCCAATGATTCCGATGACGGTAAGCTTTTTTACCAAACAAAGTAAAACCAAGGCCAAAGGTATTCGAAACGGTATTTGGTATGGCATTTCTATAATTTTAATTTATGTGATTTTAGGTACGGTTGTTACCGCTGTTTTTGGAGCAGAAAGCTTAAACAGTCTGTCAACCAATCCATGGTTTAACCTGTTTTTTGCCTTGCTTCTTTTTGTTTTTGCCTTCTCTTTTATGGGAGCATTCGAAATTATATTACCCAGCAGTTGGGTAAATGCGGTAGACCGCAAAGCTGACAAAGGAGGCCTGATTGGTATTTTCTTTATGGCTTTTGCTCTGGCACTGGTTTCGTTCTCGTGCACCGGTCCAATTGTAGGTGCGCTAATTGTTGAAGCTGCCCGCAGTGGAGGCCTGGCTCCGGTAATTGGTATGTTAGGCTTTTCGTTGGCACTGGCAATTCCATTTGCCTTGTTTGCCGCCTTCCCTGGCTGGTTAAACTCGCTGCCAAAATCCGGCGGCTGGTTGAATTCTGTAAAAGTAGTGTTAGGTTTTCTCGAATTTGCATTTGCCTTTAAATTCCTGTCGATTGCCGACATGGTACTCGACCTGCACATCCTCGAGCGCGAAGTTTATATTGCCATTTGGATTGCTATTTTCTTAGGTCTGGCGCTTTATCTGTGGGGCAAAATCAAATTGCCACACGATTCGCCACTAACACACCTGCCGGTTTCCCGGTTTATTTTAGGAACCATGGTAATGGCCTTTGTTATTTATATGATTCCCGGATTGTGGGGAGCTCCCGTAAAATTAATCAGTGGATTTCCGCCACCGGTTGATTATGCTGAATCGCCATTGGGTGTTGGCCGAACGCAACCTGCAGGTGCAGTCGCAACGGGCCACTCATCAGGGACAATGACACTGGGTATGCACATTGGCCCACATGGCATCCCGTTATTCGACGATTATGACGATGCCCTGGCCCATGCCAAAGCAACCGGAAAACCCTTACTGATTGATTTTACCGGAAAAGGTTGTACCAACTGCAGAAAAATGGAAGACAATGTTTGGGTTGAACAGGAAGTGAAAAATATGTTCCTCGAGGATTTTGTGGTGGTTTCGTTATATGTTGATTTAAAAACAAAATTGCCTGAAGAGGAACAGTACATTTCGGAAACAACCGGAAGAAAAGTGAGAACGATTGGTAACAAATGGACCGATTTTCAG
Above is a genomic segment from uncultured Draconibacterium sp. containing:
- a CDS encoding cytochrome c biogenesis protein CcdA, whose product is MKKVLFTLCLITAAWLASAQLVEPVKWSFAQNKISANEFELVFTAKIEKGWHMYSTDLPEGGPIKTSFYFEKVENVELIGEPTPDKEVTEEFDKSFQMDLRWFSDEVNFTQKVKVAGAGEITGYVEFMSCNDETCTPPMEATFSFDLSGAANTEIAEVKPEANSTAGGKTRNYWSIFFLAFLGGLAALLTPCVFPMIPMTVSFFTKQSKTKAKGIRNGIWYGISIILIYVILGTVVTAVFGAESLNSLSTNPWFNLFFALLLFVFAFSFMGAFEIILPSSWVNAVDRKADKGGLIGIFFMAFALALVSFSCTGPIVGALIVEAARSGGLAPVIGMLGFSLALAIPFALFAAFPGWLNSLPKSGGWLNSVKVVLGFLEFAFAFKFLSIADMVLDLHILEREVYIAIWIAIFLGLALYLWGKIKLPHDSPLTHLPVSRFILGTMVMAFVIYMIPGLWGAPVKLISGFPPPVDYAESPLGVGRTQPAGAVATGHSSGTMTLGMHIGPHGIPLFDDYDDALAHAKATGKPLLIDFTGKGCTNCRKMEDNVWVEQEVKNMFLEDFVVVSLYVDLKTKLPEEEQYISETTGRKVRTIGNKWTDFQISRFNRNTQPYYVILDANEKQVGEGYGYDPHADDFIEWLNEGLSEFKK
- a CDS encoding helix-turn-helix transcriptional regulator gives rise to the protein MLLKKLIYIFILSLTVGSASALEISGKIKLTDRWQPKVFLALINAPEDLFVASPDFIIAETFIQPDGSFVLNTQTVPAEYMFYRLYLVRGNNSLVEFSAAENKNYFHLLLNRDSSVEVWAKTENNSLVVEDLSGSEASNAILDFDKKYREQTKALSGQLTKAKSSFLTQELEAFIHSFVKNSENPLVGLYALYHITDKETDFLRQRDFYFDFQKRIAAEIPATTYNDAYSELLEELVGFRDFVCEMPGVQPKWKDWLLLIEALVIFILLGFTFVFYRKYLVLKKTESQSSANLISVYDGLTLKQQQILSLLAAEKTNKEIANELFVELSTVKTHINNIYRHLGVATRKEAVAFYRRVKGS